One window of the Falco biarmicus isolate bFalBia1 chromosome 2, bFalBia1.pri, whole genome shotgun sequence genome contains the following:
- the KCTD14 gene encoding BTB/POZ domain-containing protein KCTD14: MSIASEHKPLGKQVTGSLHTVSKLSPIVELNVGGEMYTTTLSTLKKHPGSKLAEMFTGQPKLRTDSEGRFFIDRPGTYFKYILEYLRSNQVPTQCIQDVYREALFYDIEPLIKQLEDSPQIFGELVARKQFLARVPSYSENIELMIRIARAEAVASRRSSVIVCVVRTEEDAARCQDALNSLDMDKKSVVKFGPWKAAPSISDLLDCIQMDVEAKGYKISFQPHIAEKGFRFKSHDFFYKFLFTWW, encoded by the exons ATGAGCATTGCGTCGGAGCACAAGCCCCTTGGGAAGCAGGTCACCGGCAGCCTGCACACAGTGAGTAAG TTGTCACCAATTGTGGAGTTAAATGTTGGTGGGGAGATGTACACAACAACGCTGAGCACCTTAAAGAAACATCCTGGCTCCAAGCTGGCAGAGATGTTCACTGGCCAGCCCAAACTCAGGACAGACTCTGAAGGGAGATTCTTCATCGACAGGCCAGGCACCTATTTCAAATACATCTTGGAGTACCTGCGCAGTAACCAAGTGCCCACCCAGTGCATCCAGGATGTCTACAGGGAGGCGTTGTTCTATGACATCGAACCTCTAATCAAGCAGCTGGAGGACTCCCCACAGATCTTCGGGGAGCTTGTGGCGAGGAAGCAGTTTCTGGCTCGTGTGCCCAGCTACAGTGAGAACATTGAACTGATGATCCGCATCGCGAGGGCAGAAGCGGTTGCATCCCGCCGGTCCAGCGTCATCGTGTGCGTGGTCAGAACTGAGGAGGACGCGGCCAGATGTCAGGATGCCTTGAACAGCTTGGACATGGATAAAAAATCCGTGGTGAAGTTTGGCCCCTGGAAGGCAGCGCCAAGCATTTCTGATCTGCTGGACTGCATTCAAATGGATGTTGAAGCCAAAGGGTATAAAATATCCTTCCAGCCCCACATTGCTGAAAAAGGTTTTCGCTTCAAATCGCATGACTTCTTCTACAAGTTCCTGTTCACCTGGTGGTAG
- the LOC130144047 gene encoding thyroid hormone-inducible hepatic protein-like, which produces MEQYFSATQKMEQEVMFPSLLRGVFPQQEGAAPAAGGHTDLYERYQLLKAIKPVVEKGLASVTDQSQTGAGTDASSDDADAMDAQLEERLSRHLAGLQQVLTHLTRDTNALTRRYSQILEQISPSEGQPSW; this is translated from the coding sequence ATGGAGCAGTACTTCTCAGCCACCCAGAAGATGGAGCAGGAGGTGATGTTCCCCAGCCTGCTCCGAGGGGTCTTCCCGCAGCAGGAGGGGGCGGCCCCGGCTGCGGGCGGCCACACGGACCTCTACGAGCGCTACCAGCTCCTCAAGGCCATCAAGCCCGTGGTGGAGAAAGGCCTGGCCTCTGTCACCGACCAGAGCCAGACCGGCGCCGGCACCGACGCGTCCTCAGACGACGCCGACGCCATGGACGCCCAGCTGGAGGAGCGCCTGTCGCGCCACCTGGCCGGTCTGCAGCAGGTCCTCACCCACCTCACCAGGGACACCAACGCCCTCACCCGGAGGTACAGCCAGATCCTGGAGCAGATCAGCCCCAGCGAGGGACAGCCCAGCTGGTGA